One Manihot esculenta cultivar AM560-2 chromosome 18, M.esculenta_v8, whole genome shotgun sequence genomic window carries:
- the LOC110606694 gene encoding serine decarboxylase, whose amino-acid sequence MEFAAHVNGKKAGILAEDFDLSAVVDVEPLPPVVTADDVVGSKDGKKQNGREIVLGRNVHTECLEVTEPDANDDFTGDKEAYMASVLARYRKTLIERTRHHLGYPYNLDFDYGALAQLQHFSINNLGDPFIESNYGVHSRQFEVGVLDWFARLWEIEKNDYWGYITNCGTEGNLHGILVGREVLPDGILYASRESHYSVFKAARMYRMECVKIDCLMSGEIDCADFKAKLNQDKPAIINVNIGTTVKGAVDDLDLVIQTLEESGFTHDRFYIHCDGALFGLMMPFVKRAPKVTFKKPIGSVSVSGHKFVGCPMPCGVQITRMEHINALSRNVEYLASRDATIMGSRNGHAPIFLWYTLNRKGYIGFQKEVQKCLRNAHYLKDRLRDAGISAMLNELSSTVVFERPQDEEFVRRWQLACQGNIAHVIVMPNVTIEKLDDFLNELIEKRSTWYQDGQFQPPCIAADVGNENCGCALHK is encoded by the exons ATGGAATTTGCGGCGCATGTGAATGGAAAAAAGGCGGGGATCTTGGCGGAGGACTTCGATTTGTCGGCTGTGGTTGACGTTGAGCCTCTTCCTCCGGTTGTAACGGCGGATGATGTGGTGGGAAGTAAAGATGGAAAGAAACAAAATGGCAGAGAGATTGTGTTAGGCAGAAATGTGCACACTGAGTGTCTTGAGGTCACAGAGCCCGATGCTAACGATGACTTCACTGGTGATAAAGAGGCTTATATGGCCAGCGTTTTGGCTAGGTATCGAAAGACCTTGATTGAAAGAACCAGGCATCATTTAG GTTATCCATATAATCTGGATTTTGATTATGGCGCTTTGGCACAGTTGCAACATTTCTCCATCAACAATCTTGGTGATCCATTTATTGAAAGTAATTATGGTGTCCATTCTAGACAGTTTGAAGTTGGTGTTTTAGATTGGTTTGCCCGTCTATGGGAGATAGAGAAAAATGATTACTGGGGTTACATAACAAATTGCGGCACAGAAGGAAACCTTCATGGGATTCTAGTAGG GAGGGAAGTGTTGCCAGATGGAATTCTGTATGCATCACGAGAGTCACACTATTCCGTCTTCAAAGCTGCTCGCATGTATAGAATGGAATGCGTGAAGATTGACTGTCTGATGTCTGGTGAAATTGATTGTGCAGATTTTAAGGCTAAACTAAACCAGGACAAACCAGCCATCATCAATGTTAACATAG GCACAACTGTGAAAGGAGCTGTAGATGACCTTGATCTTGTCATACAAACCCTTGAAGAAAGTGGATTTACACATGATCGGTTTTACATCCACTGTGATGGCGCTTTATTTGGACTTATGATGCCTTTCGTCAAGCGG GCGCCAAAAGTCACTTTCAAGAAGCCCATCGGAAGTGTGAGTGTTTCTGGTCACAAGTTTGTTGGCTGTCCAATGCCATGTGGTGTGCAGATAACAAGGATGGAACACATTAATGCTCTCTCAAGGAATGTTGAGTACCTTGCTTCAAGGGATGCTACAATCATGGGAAGCCGCAATGGCCATGCTCCTATCTTCCTTTGGTACACTCTCAACAGAAAAGGCTACATAGGATTCCAAAAAGAAGTACAGAAGTGTCTCAGAAATGCTCATTACCTGAAGGACCGACTACGTGATGCTGGGATCagtgctatgttgaatgagctcaGCAGCACAGTTGTGTTTGAGCGGCCTCAAGATGAGGAGTTTGTGCGCCGGTGGCAACTAGCTTGTCAAGGGAACATTGCACATGTTATAGTGATGCCCAATGTCACCATTGAAAAGTTGGATGATTTCTTGAATGAAT